A stretch of DNA from Arachis hypogaea cultivar Tifrunner chromosome 19, arahy.Tifrunner.gnm2.J5K5, whole genome shotgun sequence:
TATTGTATTTAACTTATAATATGTTTTACTAATCcatcatattttttcaaaaactctGCTGATCTGAGCTTATTTTCTAATGTGCAGTCCCAGAAGAATACACAGGTGTTGCAGAAACTGATTTTCTGGTATTTCTTATTAGAAAAAAtaccatttttttcattttcaagtTTTCCCTTGTTGACTTTAGTAATATTAGtctttgtaaatttattataaattttaaaattttaaatttacaaacTGTAGATAAAGGTTGAAGACTTCTTTAGATACTTTTTCTCAGATGATGCTGTAAACTTCCATGAGTCTTTCCATAAAAAATGTGGTGATAAAGGTAGCCTGCATGAAACAACTATGAAACCTCTGCATTtgaaaaattatctttaattttgtatgCTTTGCTGGTTGTGAGTATGGTTTAATGAGAAAAATTTAAGATGACTAATACCTGTCAATACACCTTAATGTTTTGTCGAGGatgattttttcattttttctccctCCCTTTTAGACTTCAAGTGTAGTTTGTGGCGTCTTCAACAAAAATTTGGGTATGCTCGTGAACTATCTTTCAACATTCAATAAGACTTTATCTTGGTATGTTTCTGCcagctttatttttcttttctatctgAGGTTCAACTAAAATTTTGAATGAAGCCAAAGTGAATGCCTAATATGGGGGCTTATTTACAGAGAAATATATGAACATATTGATGAGTTACAAAATTCCATTTCATGGAAAAAATGATTGAGCAGTGCATGCTTTAAGTAGTTAAGTTTGAAGTTATTAATTCAAATTAAGTAAATATAAGATAGAAAAAATTGTTAAATCCAAGATCCTGAGCATATGTCCTTTGATGAAGCAATAATAAGATCTTTGATGCGTCcctatgatttttaaaaatttagtaaactGTTCCTATGGAGACCTGCCAGTGGACATAATTGTGTTTCCTTTTCAGGAGCAAAATTTGGTGGCTCACCCAGCACCACCAGCGTCTACTGTCTTTGCCGCCGCTCCTCTGTTTCACAAATTCCTTTTCTTTGATTCTGCCTGCTGCTCTTCTGTCCTGTGCTATCCGGTTCTGCCCTAATTTTTACCTTCTTCTAGGTCGccctattttgttgtttttctgttATCTCTTGAATGATTtaattgctgctgctgctgctgggtcccaaatctgtttgattatataaatttaattcttGATAAATGATGATTGTGCTGAATTTGTGGTTAAATGGTTGCATATgtcaattacaattttttttgtaatttttacagTTATTTTGGTTTAGTTGTTTGAGCTGGTAGCAGTGTTGTGCTAACTGTTAAGAATCATTTAATACATGGATTAATTCTGGAATCTCGATAAATAAACCTATAAACAAACCTTTTCATATTTGCTCAGGGGCTGTTATTTCCAACAAGGTATGGAGGTTAAGATGGAAATGAAGGTGGAAGATGCATATAGGAAGTCAATGGAGACAGTGTTGAATTGGATACAAGATACTGTAAATCTTAACAAGAGTCAAGTTTTCTTTCGTATATATGCACCCGTGCACTTCAGGTTTGTAATTTGTTGCAACAATTGTTATGATTTATATTTTGCCTTCCAAGTTTTACATATATTTATCCAATAATGTATGAACAGAAGTGGAGATTGGAGAAGCTATGGAAGTTGTCATTTGGAAACACTGCCAGAGCTTAACATGTCATTGGTGCCTAATGATAACTGGTCACAATTCAAAATAGGCAATTCATTGCTATCATCACACAAAAACAACACTGAACTTGTCAAGTTGAAAATATTGAATATAACAGAGATGACAGCTCAGAGAAAAGATGGACACTCATCAATCTACTATCTTGGTCCGAATGGCGGCACGGCAGCACTCCATCGGCAAGATTGCAGCCACTGGTGTCTGTTGGTGTACCTGATACATGGAATGAGCTGCTTTATGCAATGTTCATGAAACATGAAGGCTTCTTATAGCAAGGAACTTCAAAGAGTCATGGAAGCATTATATAcatcaattcttttttatttgtcttgGGCAGCAAGGACTCACAAATTGTTCTCAGCAGTCTCAAAAAGAGGCTAACATGTAGAAtagaattatgtatttatttaaagaaattatttagtataattatgtatttatttttattttataatattcaactcattcaaataaaaatgcagaattattatatatgtaatcatattaactattatgttgtattaataattattttatatatatatatataaacgaaAAAATGAGACCCAAGGCTATACTTATATACAATagttatagtatacaaaaaaaaaaaaaaataagggacctaaggctacacttataaaaagtagccatggtatacaatgtggctacgctttacatgTGATGTAGTAGcgttaaaaagcgtagcctattctggcaaaaatagaaattgaaaagcgtagcctttgatccTGAAcagctgatgccagggcattttggccagtttcactgaccttttctttactgtttttagggtagtttcatgcatttccttagaaaataagctagttttgggtagatattcacttacatcttgattcaagcatacattgtgcactttacatgatttcatgaggattttgcatgaatttaatgacaaattggatgttgtacttcccatgacttggactagaactttgatgcactctattgcttgatttcaggacaaaagaagcaaggaagaaccacgttagcagccacgttaatctaattaacgtaactTCTAACGTgaaatgggagtaacttgcaaagttaatgagaaaagtaatcgccaataacactctcgaagccatcattgcccacgttaagagtcacgttaactaagttaacgtgaactctaacgtggaggaaaggaaatggagccaacgttagtgacacttacctttgtcactaacgttggaccaagctcataagtggccacgttaacttagttaacgtggcctctaacgttaagaagtaaaggggaagccaacgttagtgacattcaactttgtcactaacgttggccaagtcacaataagccacgttaactcccacgttaacctagttaacgtggaagctaacgtgaaaaaAGTAGGTGATCGACAATATtaatgacaccaaacattgtcactaacgttgggattaacccacacaagccccaataagccacgttaactcccacgttaacctagttaacgtggaagctaacgtgaagaaggaaggtgatcgccaacgttagtgacacctaacattgtcactaacgttggaaggagcccacacaagcTACAATgagccatgttaactcccacgttaacttagttaatgtggaagctaacgtggataagggaatgatgagccaatgttagtgacactcaactttgtcactaacgttagagatggctagcatggccacgttagaagccacgttaacctagttaacgtgagaaatcggggcacattggaacgttagtgacaaaggtaagtgtcactaacgttctcgaaggttggcaagcctacgttaaaagagccacgttaactaagttaacgtggactctaacgtaggaaagggggagacttctcaacgttattgggaaaggtaagtcccaataatgtgtgcgaaggacaaagatGCAACGTTAgtagcaacgtttgtgccactaatgttggagttaacgtggctcttactttggtgaggaacgttagtaaaaaaggtgattgtcactaacgttctcgaacccacatttccacttaaacgttaacaccactaacgtcttgagctaaagtctctgcccacttcacactttctctctgcaagtaaaactaagcccaatgaagaagataactgcttcaaactcaagatccaaaggcccatacccaagacttgaagagccaactagaagatcagaagagtagtatatataggagtagctttaaattaaaatgagagttggaaattatagggaacctcttggcatagaactactctctatattttactttctctgcacttctagtttcattatgtattctccatctttgttttcattttccagagctatgaacaactaaacctctttcattgggttagggagctctgttgtaatttgatggatcaatactagttttcattattcttcttctatcttttctcttgattttacttgaaagctttcgatcttcatccaattgggtagttatcttggaaaagaagctattcaaacttggatctcttctgaaccttgaaagaggaatgaagagatcatgctagaaattctttctcatgctagaccaaattgggtttggatggatatgtga
This window harbors:
- the LOC112778390 gene encoding uncharacterized protein isoform X1, with the translated sequence MKWFPTSAKRAVFAGARTLSRTKAESFHHWSWAFWHVNYSGTLESRTRVPEEYTGVAETDFLTSSVVCGVFNKNLGMLVNYLSTFNKTLSWSKIWWLTQHHQRLLSLPPLLCFTNSFSLILPAALLSCAIRGCYFQQGMEVKMEMKVEDAYRKSMETVLNWIQDTVNLNKSQVFFRIYAPVHFRSGDWRSYGSCHLETLPELNMSLVPNDNWSQFKIGNSLLSSHKNNTELVKLKILNITEMTAQRKDGHSSIYYLGPNGGTAALHRQDCSHWCLLVYLIHGMSCFMQCS
- the LOC112778390 gene encoding protein trichome birefringence-like 10 isoform X2, whose product is MSLSIKNVVIKTSSVVCGVFNKNLGMLVNYLSTFNKTLSWSKIWWLTQHHQRLLSLPPLLCFTNSFSLILPAALLSCAIRGCYFQQGMEVKMEMKVEDAYRKSMETVLNWIQDTVNLNKSQVFFRIYAPVHFRSGDWRSYGSCHLETLPELNMSLVPNDNWSQFKIGNSLLSSHKNNTELVKLKILNITEMTAQRKDGHSSIYYLGPNGGTAALHRQDCSHWCLLVYLIHGMSCFMQCS